The following proteins are co-located in the Pontiella desulfatans genome:
- the bioB gene encoding biotin synthase BioB, translated as MLQTIIEKAVAGTGCTPEDAPGLIEANEADLFAGATQIREAHFGNTIQLCCIINAKSGKCDMDCRFCSQSGHNSTEIEVYPFMETVDLQNQIHENIKNGDRMCGVVTSGGKLSTAELKQLAETVKRIGGGEQAPICGSLGRLPPEDLSMLKQSGVTRFHHNLETSENHYPQICSTQEWSQRLETVKAAQAAGLKVCSGGLFGLGESWHDRIDLALTLRELGVDSVPINFLYAHPGTPLKDRQQLSPAEALRIIALYRFLLPTVTLRICGGRSHILAHRQADIFAAGANGLMTGNYLTVAGSQYESDLQLIQSLGLEIAPPQSPPPSRPRSRS; from the coding sequence ATGTTGCAGACCATCATAGAAAAAGCCGTTGCCGGAACCGGATGCACGCCTGAAGACGCTCCTGGGCTGATCGAAGCCAACGAAGCCGACCTCTTTGCCGGCGCCACGCAAATCCGCGAAGCCCACTTCGGCAACACCATCCAGCTCTGCTGCATCATCAACGCCAAAAGCGGCAAGTGCGACATGGACTGCCGCTTCTGCTCCCAGAGCGGGCACAACTCCACCGAAATCGAAGTCTACCCCTTCATGGAAACCGTGGATCTACAAAACCAAATCCACGAAAACATCAAGAACGGCGACCGCATGTGCGGCGTCGTCACCAGCGGCGGAAAACTCTCAACCGCGGAACTCAAGCAACTCGCCGAAACCGTCAAGCGGATTGGCGGCGGCGAACAGGCTCCCATCTGCGGCTCCCTCGGACGGCTCCCCCCCGAAGACCTCTCCATGCTCAAGCAATCCGGCGTCACCCGCTTCCACCACAACCTCGAAACCTCCGAAAACCACTATCCGCAAATCTGCTCCACCCAGGAATGGTCGCAACGGCTCGAAACCGTCAAAGCCGCCCAGGCCGCCGGACTCAAGGTGTGCAGTGGCGGGCTCTTCGGCCTCGGCGAAAGCTGGCACGATCGCATCGACCTCGCCCTCACCCTGCGCGAACTCGGCGTCGATAGCGTCCCCATCAACTTCCTCTACGCCCATCCCGGCACCCCCTTGAAAGACCGGCAGCAACTCTCCCCGGCGGAAGCCCTGCGCATCATCGCCCTCTACCGCTTCCTCTTGCCAACCGTCACCCTGCGCATCTGCGGCGGACGCTCCCACATTCTCGCCCATCGCCAGGCCGACATCTTCGCCGCCGGAGCCAACGGCCTCATGACCGGCAACTACCTCACCGTCGCCGGCAGCCAATACGAATCCGACCTCCAATTGATCCAATCCCTCGGCCTCGAAATCGCCCCCCCCCAATCCCCGCCTCCGTCACGCCCGCGCTCACGATCGTGA
- a CDS encoding sigma-54 interaction domain-containing protein: protein MESPSIVPSDVILESISDGVFTVGNDWRIASFNRAAEQITGVPRKEAIGRLCSEVFRSSMCEGACALRKTLETGQPLIAHACYIVNADGERIPASVSTAVLKDEAGNMIGGAETFRDLSEIETLRKQISGRYTLGDLISHSHAMQPVYEMTSSVANSNITALIHGETGTGKELLARAIHGMSPRSAKPFVAINCAALPDTLLESELFGYKKGAFTGAVQDREGRFAQARDGTVFLDEIGEISPALQVRLLRVLQEHTYEPLGSNETRRTEARIIAATHRDLSALVESGEFREDLFYRINVIRIDLPPLRSRKEDLPLLIDHFIERFNRIHNKNIAGLSNGANSLLMAHDWPGNVRELENIVERAFVLCNGTQIEIRHLPPVGSRAPATPNIYPTSAPPAVAPKPGLF, encoded by the coding sequence ATGGAATCACCATCCATAGTACCGAGCGATGTCATCCTCGAAAGCATATCCGACGGCGTGTTCACGGTTGGAAACGACTGGCGCATCGCCTCGTTCAACCGGGCGGCGGAACAGATAACCGGCGTTCCGCGCAAGGAGGCCATTGGACGGCTCTGCTCGGAAGTATTCCGCTCCAGCATGTGTGAAGGCGCCTGCGCACTGCGCAAAACCCTCGAGACCGGCCAACCGCTCATTGCCCACGCCTGCTACATCGTCAACGCCGATGGCGAGCGCATCCCCGCAAGCGTCTCGACCGCCGTGCTCAAAGATGAAGCCGGCAACATGATCGGGGGGGCCGAAACCTTCCGCGACCTCAGCGAAATCGAAACCCTGCGCAAACAAATCTCCGGCCGCTACACCCTTGGCGACCTCATCAGCCACAGCCACGCCATGCAGCCGGTCTACGAGATGACCTCCTCCGTCGCCAATTCCAACATCACCGCCCTCATCCATGGCGAAACCGGCACCGGCAAGGAGTTGCTCGCCAGAGCCATCCACGGCATGAGCCCCCGCTCCGCCAAACCCTTCGTCGCCATCAACTGTGCCGCCCTGCCCGACACCCTGCTCGAATCCGAACTCTTCGGCTATAAAAAGGGCGCCTTCACCGGCGCCGTGCAGGATCGCGAAGGCAGATTTGCCCAGGCCAGGGACGGCACGGTCTTCCTTGATGAAATCGGCGAAATCAGCCCCGCCCTGCAGGTGCGGCTGCTTCGCGTCTTGCAGGAACACACCTACGAACCGCTCGGCAGCAACGAAACCCGGCGCACCGAGGCCCGCATCATTGCCGCCACGCACCGCGATCTCTCCGCGTTGGTTGAAAGCGGCGAATTTCGCGAAGACCTCTTCTACCGCATCAATGTCATCCGCATCGACCTCCCCCCCCTGCGCAGCCGCAAGGAAGACCTTCCCCTGCTCATCGACCACTTCATTGAACGCTTCAACCGCATTCACAACAAAAACATTGCCGGGCTATCCAACGGGGCCAACTCGTTGCTCATGGCCCACGACTGGCCGGGCAATGTCCGCGAGCTCGAAAACATCGTCGAGCGCGCCTTTGTCCTATGCAATGGCACGCAGATTGAAATACGCCACCTCCCCCCGGTGGGCAGCCGAGCCCCCGCCACCCCGAACATCTACCCGACATCGGCACCGCCCGCCGTAGCGCCGAAGCCCGGACTATTTTGA
- a CDS encoding helix-turn-helix domain-containing protein, with protein sequence MKTLEKNNFNRLATAHELGIHKTTLYRKIKALGLSLPH encoded by the coding sequence TTGAAAACCCTCGAAAAAAACAACTTCAACCGCCTTGCCACCGCCCACGAACTCGGTATCCACAAAACCACCCTATACCGAAAAATTAAGGCACTCGGACTCTCCCTTCCCCACTAA
- a CDS encoding NifB/NifX family molybdenum-iron cluster-binding protein — translation MKAALTDWQGRIAPVFDVAGNVLIVGQDGREQSMALPADYPESKLAFLKEQQVDVLICGAISRRVQKYAEELGIRVNPFVSGEVREVWEAWKSGQLDEACYSMPGCRRCRRRNGQCN, via the coding sequence ATGAAAGCTGCACTCACAGATTGGCAAGGACGCATTGCCCCCGTATTCGACGTGGCGGGGAATGTTCTGATCGTCGGCCAGGATGGCCGGGAGCAATCCATGGCCCTGCCGGCTGATTATCCCGAGAGCAAGCTGGCCTTTCTTAAGGAGCAGCAGGTCGATGTCTTGATTTGCGGTGCGATCTCGCGCCGGGTGCAGAAATATGCGGAGGAACTCGGAATCCGGGTGAACCCCTTCGTCTCCGGCGAAGTCCGGGAGGTTTGGGAGGCGTGGAAAAGCGGCCAGCTCGACGAAGCCTGCTATTCGATGCCCGGCTGCCGCCGATGCCGCAGACGCAACGGACAGTGCAATTAA
- a CDS encoding DUF5320 domain-containing protein: MPRGNGTGPVGAGPMTGKGVGYCAGNHAPGWQTSGGGGMQRGLRRNGKPRGFFRNHAQHAVASADAMLLQEGIDALHAKLASLEQQLAGLGGQQED, encoded by the coding sequence ATGCCACGAGGAAACGGAACAGGGCCGGTTGGTGCCGGCCCCATGACAGGAAAAGGCGTGGGATACTGCGCCGGCAACCATGCGCCGGGATGGCAAACATCCGGCGGCGGAGGAATGCAACGCGGATTGCGCCGAAACGGGAAGCCGCGCGGCTTTTTCCGCAACCATGCCCAGCATGCCGTCGCATCGGCCGATGCCATGCTGTTGCAGGAAGGGATCGATGCCCTGCACGCAAAGCTTGCATCGCTCGAACAACAACTCGCCGGACTCGGCGGACAACAGGAAGACTGA
- a CDS encoding NifB/NifX family molybdenum-iron cluster-binding protein, with amino-acid sequence MKIAITTAGDNLDAAVDTRFGRAPQFLIYHSKTGSFTIRKNTQNLNAAQGAGIQSAVNLTDEQVDCVITGNCGPKAYATLDAAGIKVYTCSGTTVGEAIEMLKRNELKPSAEANVEGHWA; translated from the coding sequence ATGAAAATCGCCATTACCACCGCCGGGGACAATCTGGACGCCGCGGTCGACACCCGATTCGGGCGCGCACCGCAGTTCCTGATCTACCATTCCAAAACCGGCTCATTCACCATTAGGAAAAACACGCAGAACCTGAACGCCGCGCAAGGTGCGGGCATCCAGTCGGCCGTCAACCTGACCGATGAGCAAGTCGATTGCGTCATTACCGGAAACTGCGGCCCGAAGGCCTATGCCACGCTCGATGCCGCCGGGATCAAGGTTTACACCTGCTCCGGCACCACCGTTGGCGAGGCCATCGAAATGCTCAAGCGCAACGAGTTGAAGCCGTCCGCAGAAGCCAACGTGGAAGGTCATTGGGCGTAA
- a CDS encoding damage-control phosphatase ARMT1 family protein has protein sequence MQTYTECIPCFVRQAHDALRQVAKEDEELVLRTLQRVLREAAEFPLSSTPPAMAQATHRIIREESGNPDPYAEIKAESTRLALGLASEARKVISSAIDPFKMAVRFSIAGNIMDFALMANWDKLDLDNFIEQTRLQPVDDEALEKLRNAVRQARSILVLGDNAGEAVFDKLLIEHLGGADMFYAVKGSPVINDVTLEDAKASGLDEVATLVENGSDAPGTILEDCNTTFRGLFHEVGLVIAKGQANYETLSRCPRPLFFLTQVKCPVIGRDLDEPVGTWVVREHKGTKR, from the coding sequence ATGCAAACCTACACCGAATGCATTCCCTGTTTTGTTCGCCAGGCGCACGACGCGTTGCGGCAGGTTGCAAAGGAAGACGAGGAGCTCGTGCTCCGTACGCTTCAGCGCGTATTGCGCGAAGCCGCCGAGTTTCCGCTTTCGAGCACGCCGCCCGCCATGGCCCAGGCCACCCATCGCATTATCCGCGAGGAATCGGGCAATCCCGATCCCTATGCGGAAATCAAGGCCGAATCCACCCGGTTGGCACTCGGGCTGGCCAGCGAGGCGCGCAAGGTGATTTCCTCCGCCATCGATCCGTTCAAGATGGCGGTGCGATTCTCCATTGCCGGCAACATCATGGATTTTGCGCTAATGGCCAACTGGGATAAACTCGACCTCGACAACTTTATTGAACAGACCCGCCTGCAGCCCGTTGACGATGAGGCGCTTGAAAAACTACGGAACGCCGTGCGCCAAGCGCGTTCGATCCTGGTTCTGGGCGACAATGCCGGGGAGGCGGTCTTCGACAAGCTGTTGATCGAGCACCTTGGCGGTGCAGACATGTTCTATGCGGTCAAAGGTTCGCCGGTGATCAACGATGTCACGTTGGAGGATGCCAAAGCCTCCGGCCTTGATGAGGTTGCCACGCTGGTTGAAAACGGCTCCGATGCCCCGGGCACGATCCTCGAAGACTGCAACACCACATTCCGCGGACTGTTTCATGAAGTCGGGCTCGTGATTGCCAAGGGGCAGGCCAACTATGAAACACTGAGCCGTTGCCCCCGTCCGCTCTTTTTCTTGACGCAGGTCAAATGCCCGGTCATCGGAAGAGATCTCGACGAACCGGTCGGCACCTGGGTGGTGCGCGAACACAAAGGAACGAAACGATGA
- a CDS encoding ATP-binding protein yields the protein MKIAIASGKGGTGKTTLSCAMALSVSEEVFLLDCDVEEPNSHFFIRPTIGRTEKTYSLVPEVDAETCTGCGECGRVCQFSAIVSLGKKTMVFNELCHSCGACSRICPSGAIRETPKKTGLLTIGRRDHITFVSGRLDVGQAMSPPVIRETLKHASKDGLTIVDCPPGTSCPFVTAVKGCDAVLLVTEPTPFGLHDLKLAVETIRELGIPFAVVVNRSNGERNRISEYCEMEGIELLLQIPEDRRVAEAYSRGAALTTALPELKETIASLPEKMKALA from the coding sequence ATGAAAATTGCAATTGCATCCGGCAAAGGGGGAACGGGGAAAACCACCCTCTCCTGCGCTATGGCGCTCTCCGTGTCGGAGGAAGTGTTCCTGCTCGACTGCGATGTCGAGGAGCCGAACAGCCACTTCTTCATCCGCCCGACCATCGGGCGGACGGAAAAAACATACAGCCTCGTTCCCGAGGTCGATGCGGAAACGTGCACCGGCTGCGGGGAGTGCGGGCGTGTTTGCCAGTTCAGCGCCATTGTGTCGCTCGGGAAAAAAACCATGGTCTTCAACGAGCTGTGCCACAGCTGCGGCGCCTGCAGCCGCATCTGCCCCTCCGGGGCCATCCGGGAGACCCCGAAGAAGACCGGGCTGCTGACCATTGGGCGGAGAGACCACATCACGTTTGTATCCGGTCGTCTCGATGTTGGCCAGGCCATGTCGCCGCCGGTCATCCGCGAGACCTTGAAACACGCAAGCAAGGACGGACTGACCATCGTGGATTGCCCTCCCGGCACCTCGTGCCCGTTCGTGACGGCGGTCAAGGGGTGCGATGCCGTGCTGCTTGTCACGGAGCCGACGCCTTTCGGCCTGCACGACTTGAAGCTCGCCGTCGAGACGATCCGCGAGCTGGGCATCCCGTTCGCGGTGGTCGTCAACCGCTCAAACGGCGAGCGCAACCGCATCAGTGAATATTGCGAGATGGAAGGCATTGAGCTTCTGCTGCAGATTCCCGAAGACCGCCGCGTCGCCGAGGCCTATTCCCGCGGCGCCGCCCTCACCACCGCCCTGCCCGAACTAAAGGAAACCATTGCTTCGCTTCCGGAAAAAATGAAGGCTCTTGCATGA
- a CDS encoding ATP-binding protein, whose product MKELVIISGKGGTGKTSITASFAALAEFAVLADCDVDAADLHLVLSPNIQTSTTFTSGHAAEIRAADCTQCGLCEELCRFDAIRNFQVDPLSCEGCGACVEFCPVKAIDFPEQDCGEWHVSATRNGEMVHARMHPGAENSGKLVSLVRQEARKIAIRQNSAFLLVDGPPGIGCPVIASITGADAVLVVSEPTLSGEHDLKRVLELANHFKIPAMVCINKWDINAVMTQRIEQTARELGATPVGRIPYDPAVTTAQINARALVEDSDGEAARAVRETWSTVCSTI is encoded by the coding sequence ATGAAAGAACTCGTGATCATCAGCGGGAAGGGTGGTACGGGGAAGACGAGCATCACCGCCTCGTTCGCGGCTTTGGCCGAGTTTGCCGTGCTGGCCGACTGCGATGTCGATGCCGCCGACCTGCATCTTGTCCTGAGCCCCAACATTCAAACCAGCACGACCTTCACCAGCGGCCACGCCGCCGAAATCCGCGCGGCCGACTGTACGCAGTGCGGTCTATGCGAAGAGCTCTGCCGTTTCGATGCCATCCGTAATTTCCAGGTCGATCCGTTGAGCTGCGAAGGGTGCGGGGCCTGCGTCGAATTCTGCCCGGTCAAGGCGATCGACTTTCCGGAGCAGGATTGCGGCGAATGGCATGTTTCGGCCACGCGCAACGGCGAGATGGTGCATGCGCGCATGCATCCCGGCGCGGAAAACTCCGGCAAGCTCGTCAGCCTCGTCCGGCAGGAGGCGCGCAAGATCGCCATCCGGCAAAACAGCGCATTTCTTCTGGTGGACGGCCCGCCCGGCATCGGTTGCCCGGTGATCGCCTCCATTACGGGCGCCGATGCCGTGCTGGTTGTCTCGGAGCCGACGCTCTCCGGCGAGCACGACCTGAAGCGCGTGCTGGAGCTGGCCAACCATTTCAAGATTCCGGCGATGGTCTGCATCAACAAGTGGGACATCAACGCAGTGATGACGCAGCGGATCGAGCAAACCGCCCGGGAACTGGGGGCGACGCCCGTCGGGCGCATTCCATATGACCCGGCGGTGACCACCGCGCAGATCAACGCCCGGGCGTTGGTCGAGGATTCCGACGGCGAGGCCGCCCGGGCCGTTCGCGAAACCTGGAGCACCGTATGTTCGACGATATGA
- a CDS encoding iron-sulfur cluster assembly scaffold protein, which produces MFDDMMAAIEERAKYFGPMRDANAYAKVHGECNDTAEVWLRIDGGRVRKGSFMTDGCGYSKHCCATAVKLAEGMKTEDAAAMTQEQVLEATGPLPEDHRHCALLAANTVRQAIDNFQNATPKVPLSERLKQLLDKERGHA; this is translated from the coding sequence ATGTTCGACGATATGATGGCTGCCATCGAAGAGCGCGCGAAATATTTTGGCCCGATGCGGGATGCCAATGCCTATGCCAAGGTGCATGGCGAGTGCAACGACACGGCGGAGGTCTGGCTGCGCATCGACGGGGGGCGGGTCCGGAAGGGTTCGTTCATGACCGACGGATGCGGCTATTCCAAGCATTGCTGCGCGACCGCCGTCAAACTGGCCGAGGGCATGAAAACGGAGGACGCCGCGGCCATGACGCAGGAGCAAGTGCTCGAAGCCACCGGCCCGCTGCCGGAAGACCACCGGCATTGCGCCCTGCTCGCGGCCAACACGGTTCGGCAAGCCATCGACAACTTCCAAAACGCAACCCCGAAGGTTCCGTTGAGCGAACGGCTGAAACAACTTTTGGACAAGGAGCGTGGCCATGCCTGA
- a CDS encoding PaaI family thioesterase, which yields MPENEHRNCLLCGDLNPRSLGLRFEPHGDDGVRAEFQGHEDLQGYDGILHGGIIASLLDSAMTHCLFHRKVRAVTGDLQIRYKHSIPCNSTVDVQAKLVESHPPLHRLKARILMGRKTMARGEARFMEIDKKAAP from the coding sequence ATGCCTGAAAACGAACACCGCAACTGCCTGCTCTGCGGCGATCTTAATCCGCGGTCGCTCGGCCTCCGGTTCGAGCCCCATGGAGACGATGGCGTTCGTGCGGAATTCCAGGGGCACGAGGATTTGCAGGGCTACGACGGTATCCTGCACGGCGGAATCATTGCCTCGTTGCTGGATTCGGCCATGACCCACTGCCTGTTCCACCGCAAGGTGCGGGCGGTGACCGGTGACCTTCAAATCCGCTACAAGCACTCCATCCCCTGCAACTCAACGGTCGATGTGCAGGCCAAGCTGGTGGAGAGCCACCCTCCGCTCCACCGCCTCAAGGCCCGAATCCTGATGGGCCGCAAAACCATGGCGCGGGGCGAGGCGCGATTCATGGAAATCGACAAGAAAGCAGCGCCATGA
- a CDS encoding MBL fold metallo-hydrolase produces the protein MTTVLKIIVDNHAAKGLAAEHGLSMLIESGGRRILFDAGQGDALENNSRQLGLDLKHIDALVLSHGHYDHTGAVDFVMQENPEVQVYAHPAIFSERYSIYPGKDAKDISMPSEERLIVGNLPDSQLNWVKAPTQIAPGVWLTGPIPRLHPLEDTGGPFFEDPEGQIPDPIADDMAMWIETKAGLVVVCGCCHSGIINTLGHILAASGSSRIRGIIGGLHLRNSSDERLHATVDVLRAYAPEFMVPCHCTGTLATDFFKQNLKTEIHPGYAGFELKTGEPS, from the coding sequence ATGACTACCGTCCTGAAAATCATCGTCGATAACCATGCGGCAAAGGGCCTGGCCGCTGAGCATGGGCTTTCCATGCTGATCGAATCCGGTGGCAGGAGAATCCTTTTCGATGCCGGCCAGGGGGATGCGCTGGAAAACAATTCGAGGCAGCTGGGGCTCGACCTCAAACACATCGATGCCCTGGTGCTGAGCCACGGCCACTACGACCATACCGGGGCCGTCGATTTCGTGATGCAGGAGAATCCGGAAGTGCAGGTCTACGCGCACCCGGCCATCTTTAGCGAACGCTACAGCATTTATCCGGGCAAGGATGCCAAGGATATCTCGATGCCTTCGGAAGAGCGGCTCATTGTGGGCAACCTGCCCGATTCGCAGCTCAACTGGGTCAAGGCACCGACGCAAATCGCCCCCGGCGTCTGGCTGACTGGCCCCATTCCGCGCCTGCATCCGCTCGAAGACACCGGCGGCCCCTTCTTCGAGGATCCTGAAGGGCAAATCCCCGACCCAATCGCCGACGACATGGCCATGTGGATCGAAACCAAAGCAGGCCTGGTGGTCGTTTGCGGGTGTTGCCATTCGGGAATCATCAACACGCTCGGCCATATCCTCGCCGCGAGTGGCTCAAGCCGGATCCGGGGCATCATCGGCGGGCTTCACCTGCGAAACTCTTCCGACGAGCGGTTGCATGCCACCGTTGATGTGCTCCGTGCGTATGCGCCCGAATTCATGGTGCCGTGCCACTGCACCGGCACCCTCGCCACCGATTTTTTCAAGCAAAACCTAAAAACCGAAATACACCCCGGCTACGCCGGATTTGAACTTAAGACAGGAGAACCATCATGA